One Archocentrus centrarchus isolate MPI-CPG fArcCen1 chromosome 14, fArcCen1, whole genome shotgun sequence DNA window includes the following coding sequences:
- the LOC115792129 gene encoding GTPase IMAP family member 4-like, which produces MVLVGKSGSGKSAAGNTILGRKVFLSQPSSSSVTLECQKETGEFEGQMLTVVDTPGLLETGDKKGVKREIAACISLAAPGPHVFLVVIQVSRFMKEDQKALKTIQKLFGEESTCYTLALFTHGDDLEADGVTIETFIGKNPALSDFIHHCKGGYHALNSRNDDPSQVRELLEKINKMLQLNGGKCYTNEKFIQAERAIREEMERLQRENPGMTRIQARRQAERKNKFIEGGIVGGAAFAGLAAGAAAGIGIEAAVAGAIGAVGGPVGAAVGAAVGAAAGGVAVLVRQRSQNRDSQGS; this is translated from the coding sequence ATGGTGCTTGTTGGAAAATCTGGATCTGGGAAAAGTGCAGCAGGAAACACCATCTTAGGAAGAAAAGTTTTTCTGTCTCAACCATCTTCTTCCTCAGTGACATTAGAGTGTCAGAAGGAAACAGGAGAATTTGAAGGTCAAATGCTGACTGTAGTTGATACTCCAGGTCTGCTTGAGACTGGAGATAAAAAGGGGGTGAAGAGAGAAATCGCTGCATGCATCTCTTTAGCTGCTCCTGGTCCTCATGTGTTCCTGGTTGTGATCCAGGTCAGCAGATTCATGAAAGAAGATCAAAAAGCACTGAAAACTATTCAGAAATTGTTTGGAGAAGAATCAACATGTTACACTTTGGCCTTGTTCACCCACGGAGATGATCTGGAAGCAGATGGAGTCACCATAGAAACATTTATTGGTAAAAATCCAGCTCTTAGTGACTTCATCCATCACTGTAAAGGAGGATATCATGCTCTTAATAGCAGAAATGACGATCCCTCTCAGGTCAGAGAGCTGCTGGAGAAAATCAACAAAATGCTTCAACTAAATGGAGGAAAGTGCTACACCAATGAAAAGTTCATACAGGCAGAGAGAGCCATCAGAGAGGAGATGGAACGACTGCAGAGAGAAAATCCAGGGATGACACGCATACAGGCAAGAAGACAAGCTGAGAGAAAAAACAAGTTTATTGAGGGGGGTATTGTTGGAGGTGCTGCGTTTGCTGGActtgctgctggagctgctgctggaattGGTATTGAAGCTGCAGTTGCAGGTGCTATTGGAGCTGTGGGGGGTCCAGTGGGAGCTGCAGTGGGAGCTGCAGTGGGAGCTGCAGCGGGAGGTGTTGCTGTGTTAGTAAGACAAAGGAGTCAAAACAGAGACAGTCAGGGTTCATAA